A stretch of Lactuca sativa cultivar Salinas chromosome 6, Lsat_Salinas_v11, whole genome shotgun sequence DNA encodes these proteins:
- the LOC111895931 gene encoding stress response protein NST1, with protein MASSRVLLRSPKPRILENVFTQRFCLHRPLSTTVVPSHHNDHQRNHQYLSQNDYLNSWKPPRDPKEAQAKLSLLRRDYAMKVKAVRKEYIQEMELQRLEKQRKDEIKKEALRIEGEERKAAKAAAKKAKAAERQVAEEEFRQTLLKERAQKLEYHKMRENKFMEKKKEKSELVRRQSSMWVDEGELESKILEVIVSTSL; from the exons ATGGCGAGCTCACGAGTGCTCCTCCGCTCTCCAAAACCTAGAATCCTAGAAAACGTCTTTACTCAACGATTCTGCCTCCACCGACCTCTTTCTACCACCGTCGTGCCTTCTCACCATAACGACCACCAACGCAACCACCAATATCTCTCACAAAACGACTACCTCAACAGCTGGAAACCACCAAGGGATCCCAAGGAGGCTCAAGCGAAGCTCTCTCTTCTTCGTCGCGACTACGCGATGAAGGTCAAGGCGGTTCGCAAGGAGTACATCCAGGAAATGGAGCTTCAGAGACTAGAGAAACAGAGAAAAGACGAGATTAAAAAAGAAGCCCTGAGGATTGAAGGTGAAGAGCGTAAAGCTGCTAAAGCCGCCGCAAAAAAGGCGAAAGCAGCTGAACGTCAAGTGGCTGAGGAGGAGTTCCGGCAAACCCTG TTAAAAGAAAGAGCTCAAAAGCTTGAATATCACAAAATGAGAGAAAACAAATTCatggagaagaagaaagagaaaagTGAACTTGTGCGACGTCAGAGTTCCATGTGGGTAGATGAGGGTGAACTTGAAAGTAAGATATTGGAGGTCATTGTTTCTACTAGCTTATGA